A stretch of Ipomoea triloba cultivar NCNSP0323 chromosome 11, ASM357664v1 DNA encodes these proteins:
- the LOC115996504 gene encoding translocon-associated protein subunit beta-like isoform X2 — MAITNSPAMIVAVALAALFMFSVASVTASDGPFILAHKKVSLTKLSSSTERVSVSIDIYNRGSKTAYDVTLEDSSWDQEIFYFVTGNTSKSWEKLDVGSVVSHSFELESRVKTTYYGAPALITYHVASKPKLQIAYSTPIIPLAILSEKVVESKLVLSLWGKYGSHVCVVTIVVLFANAIATPSKLSGKKRH; from the exons ATGGCGATCACAAATTCCCCCGCGATGATCGTGGCGGTCGCGTTGGCGGCGCTCTTCATGTTCTCAGTTGCCTCCGTGACGGCCTCAGATGGTCCATTCATATTGGCGCACAAGAAAGTTTCTCTCACGAAGCTCAGTTCCAGCACTGAGCGAGTATCCGTTTCCATCGACATCTATAACCGCGGATCTAA GACTGCTTATGATGTAACTCTTGAAGACAGTAGTTGGGatcaagaaatattttatttcgtGACTGGCAACACATCTAAGTCATGGGAAAAGCTTGATGT CGGTTCTGTTGTTTCCCACTCCTTTGAGTTGGAATCCAGAGTGAAAACTACTTACTATGGTGCACCTGCTCTTATCACATATCATGTTGCCAGCAAGCCCAAACTACAG ATAGCATACTCAACTCCAATTATACCATTGGCAATCCTATCTGAAAAAGTGGTTGAAAGCAAATTGGTATTG AGTTTATGGGGAAAATATGGATCCCATGTTTGTGTGGTGACTATTGTGGTACTGTTTGCTAATGCTATTGCTACTCCATCAAAACTGAGTGGAAAGAAGAGGCATTGA
- the LOC115996504 gene encoding translocon-associated protein subunit beta-like isoform X1, translating to MAITNSPAMIVAVALAALFMFSVASVTASDGPFILAHKKVSLTKLSSSTERVSVSIDIYNRGSKTAYDVTLEDSSWDQEIFYFVTGNTSKSWEKLDVGSVVSHSFELESRVKTTYYGAPALITYHVASKPKLQIAYSTPIIPLAILSEKVVESKLVLAKSLWGKYGSHVCVVTIVVLFANAIATPSKLSGKKRH from the exons ATGGCGATCACAAATTCCCCCGCGATGATCGTGGCGGTCGCGTTGGCGGCGCTCTTCATGTTCTCAGTTGCCTCCGTGACGGCCTCAGATGGTCCATTCATATTGGCGCACAAGAAAGTTTCTCTCACGAAGCTCAGTTCCAGCACTGAGCGAGTATCCGTTTCCATCGACATCTATAACCGCGGATCTAA GACTGCTTATGATGTAACTCTTGAAGACAGTAGTTGGGatcaagaaatattttatttcgtGACTGGCAACACATCTAAGTCATGGGAAAAGCTTGATGT CGGTTCTGTTGTTTCCCACTCCTTTGAGTTGGAATCCAGAGTGAAAACTACTTACTATGGTGCACCTGCTCTTATCACATATCATGTTGCCAGCAAGCCCAAACTACAG ATAGCATACTCAACTCCAATTATACCATTGGCAATCCTATCTGAAAAAGTGGTTGAAAGCAAATTGGTATTG GCTAAG AGTTTATGGGGAAAATATGGATCCCATGTTTGTGTGGTGACTATTGTGGTACTGTTTGCTAATGCTATTGCTACTCCATCAAAACTGAGTGGAAAGAAGAGGCATTGA